In one Streptomyces venezuelae genomic region, the following are encoded:
- a CDS encoding GlxA family transcriptional regulator: MADSAADAATSPVPEGRHRVVVLALDGVIPFELGIPQRIFKGARTPEGRRLYEVVTCSVRPPGPVRTDADFAIVVEHGPEALATADTVVIPASYELGPVYEEGRLSDELTAALAHIRPGTRLMAICTGGYVLAAAGLLDGRPATTHWSSADHFQRLFPRVEVDADVLFIDDGDVLTSAGVAAGIDLCLHVVRRDHGTAVANEVARRTVVPPHRDGGQAQYIHRPLPEPQVATTRAARAWALGRLDRPLQLRDMAAQESMSVRTFTRRFREEVGVSPGQWLTQQRVERARHLLESTDLSVDQVAADAGFGTAQSMRQHLQAALGVTPTAYRRTFRNVPTP; this comes from the coding sequence ATGGCCGATTCAGCCGCCGACGCAGCCACCTCACCCGTCCCCGAGGGGCGCCACCGCGTCGTCGTCCTCGCCCTGGACGGCGTGATCCCCTTCGAACTGGGCATTCCGCAACGGATCTTCAAGGGGGCGCGCACTCCGGAGGGGCGACGGTTGTACGAGGTGGTGACCTGCTCGGTCCGTCCGCCGGGCCCCGTCCGCACGGACGCCGACTTCGCGATCGTCGTCGAGCACGGGCCCGAGGCGCTGGCCACCGCGGACACGGTCGTGATCCCGGCGTCGTACGAGCTGGGCCCCGTGTACGAGGAGGGCCGCCTCAGCGACGAACTCACCGCCGCCCTGGCTCACATCAGGCCGGGGACGCGCCTGATGGCCATCTGCACGGGTGGATACGTACTGGCCGCCGCGGGCCTCCTGGACGGCCGGCCCGCCACCACGCACTGGTCGTCCGCCGACCACTTCCAGCGGCTCTTCCCCCGGGTCGAGGTCGACGCCGACGTGCTGTTCATCGACGACGGCGACGTCCTCACGTCGGCGGGCGTGGCCGCGGGCATCGACCTGTGTCTCCATGTCGTACGTCGTGACCACGGCACCGCCGTCGCCAACGAGGTGGCCCGCCGTACCGTCGTACCGCCGCACAGGGACGGCGGTCAGGCCCAGTACATCCACCGCCCGCTGCCCGAACCGCAGGTGGCCACCACGCGCGCGGCACGTGCCTGGGCGCTGGGGCGGCTCGACCGGCCGTTGCAGCTGCGCGACATGGCCGCACAGGAGTCGATGTCGGTCCGCACGTTCACGCGGCGGTTCCGCGAGGAGGTGGGCGTCAGTCCCGGACAGTGGCTGACGCAGCAGCGCGTGGAGCGGGCACGGCACCTCCTCGAATCGACGGATCTCTCCGTCGACCAGGTCGCGGCGGACGCGGGCTTCGGGACGGCGCAGTCGATGCGGCAGCACCTTCAGGCCGCGCTAGGGGTCACACCGACGGCCTACCGCCGAACGTTCCGCAACGTCCCCACGCCCTGA